Within the Meriones unguiculatus strain TT.TT164.6M chromosome 2, Bangor_MerUng_6.1, whole genome shotgun sequence genome, the region ttgaacttctgatcctcctgcccctacctACTCGGATcacaggcacgcaccaccacacctgttttGGCGGTGCTGTGGATCAATCCCAGAGTTTCaagtgtgctaggcaagcactctcccaagCAAGCTCCATCCCCATCCAGGAATCTGATTTCAAGAAACACACGCGTCTTGTCTTGAGAAGCACTGTGTCTGGCAGATCTTTGAGGATTCTTCCTTCCAGTAGTCTCACTGACATGTCTGAAGCTGGGGACTTTATATATCCCTGATAGCACAGGGATATTAGCTGAAGGACCGAATGGTTGATGAGTTCACCCCACAAAGCTGTTTCAATTGTGCAGCCCAAACGAAGATGTTCGTCTAGGTGTGGAAATTAAGAGCGAGCCACACCTCAGCGGTTACCCGTTTATCAAATTTAATCCGAATTCCCAATACTTAGGGCCACCTGTCTCAGGGCAGAGTGGTTGAGTAGGAGCATTTTCACGTTTGCGCAGGCGCAGAGGGAAGCCCAGCAATTAAACCTGAAAGTGCCCTTCCCCCGTCCCTTTCCGGCTCACTTCTAACGCAGGCGCACACAGTGCTCCAATATGGCGACCTCCGTGGATCTGGAGTTGAAGAAGGTAAAGGGGGCTTCTGAGCAGACGGAGCCTTCCGTCTGAATGATGAAGCGAGTGGGGGCaagagtaggggaggaggctGGAGGCTCGCTGAAGGAGGAGGCTGGAGGGGGCGGGGTCTGGCCTGCCGGGGTCCTGAGACGGGCACCGCTCGGCTTCAGGTGGGGGCTCTGGCTAGCAGGAGCTGCTTCGGGCGGGTGGCCGGGCGGGTTGCTGGGTCTCGGGCTGGGCTGCGGTGCGTCCTTACGTTCCGAACTCCAGAAGTCATCTCTCTGTGCTTTGGAGACGTCAGGGACCCAATTTCATAGCAAGACCCGAAGACCGCATCTCACACTGATGCCCTTCAGAGTGCTTGCTGGAGCCAAGGCACCTGTAGTTTGATTTCCTCTTTTGAATTGAAAAACTCCAGGTTCAGCCTTTGCTTTTTTAGGTCATTTATTTTATGCCAGATACCTTGAAAAGTTCCTTGTGCCCTACACCTCAGAAAACCAGCCATTGTTATAGTAATGTTCAAGTCAAAGCCTTAATTCTCCCTGCCCATCTCCTTTTTAAAGAACTTGCCCgcccttctcccccctcccccttctttcccctctccccaccttcccccccccaaaaaaaaattcagtaaggTTTCCAAAAAAGCTGTCAGAGgaattggtttatttctgttcaatCAGTTGCTTTATAAATGGTTTTGTTGTTAgtttgcattgttttttttttttttttttttttttttttttttttgttttgttttgagtcagtgTCTCAGTGTGTTCTAAAttgcctgggactcactatgaagccaggctggccttgaactccaggcAATCTTCTACCTCAACCTCTTGAGTTCGGAAATTACAACCTTGAGTCAAATGCTTGTTCATAAATGGGTTGTTaattggaaactttttttttttttttttgccacttaaAAGTCTTAGGACCCTAATACTTCTAAGACTTTAGACTGTGCTTCCTTTGTGGAGTGGTTGCTGTAATTAGAAAGGACCCTAGAATTTGTTCAGTTTAATTCTACTTTTCTAGAAAGGTAAACTTCTAGTGTTTTCTGGtatgtggtttggtttggtcagGTCTTGAACCCCTAATGCTGTTTAGTGCCCCTACCTCCTGAGTATTAATTAGGATAATAGACATGTGCTAGGGTCACCGGCAAGAAAAGTCTTAAAAGATTGAGCTCCAGGCAGCAAGATGGGTCAGTGGATGAAGGCACTTGCTGGGTGCCCTGGCTGCTTAAGTTCTGTCCCTGGAACCCATGGCGGAACTGCTCAAAGGTGTACTCTAATGTCCCAGAGGCACACCCTAGTTCACTCAGACGACAgccataaatacatttttaaaatctggCCTAGAATTTGGTGGGTTCTTTAGatgagaaacatttttaaaagttgtttatttgtgtgtgtgtgtgtttgagtgtctAGACATACCTTCAAGGAGCTtagtggaggtcaaagaacaacttttgggagttggttctctcttacCAAATGGCCATCACACTCTGACCATAAGAGAGTGGCAGTCACTCAGAGGtcatcacacagtggccatcacaTGATGTCCACAGCACGATATAGTGGCCTCTGCATTGGCAATCATACAGTACCATCACCCAATGGCCCTTACAAAGTCTGTCACACAGTGATCATCAAACAGCGGTCATAAAAAAATTGACCATCACATTGTGGTCATCACAATGTGGTCAGCACACTTGTCACCACAAAGGACATTATAAAGTGGTCATCAGGCCTTCTAGgcaagctgagccatctcactggcccagattctggtttgtttcattttctgcCCTAGAGACAGTCTCATGTGGTCTGGACTGACCAGGAACTTGGCTGtgtccccagtgctaggatttgCACCAAGGGCTTCTGACTGTTCATCTTGGTTTTTGAGAAAAGGCTTCTCACCATAACTTAGGGCTTGCCACTTTGGCTAGATTGTCTAGTGAGCTGCAGGGACCCTTTTTCTCTGCTTCCATGCCTAGCATTAAACAACAAgttgtatttttatgtgtgtgagtgtcttgcctgcttgaatgtctgtttgtgtgtgcagcCCCACAGGCTAGAAGAGGGCTTTGCATCCCCCCgaaactgtagttacaggtggtCAGGAGCTGttgtctgggtgctgggaaccaaacccggtcctctgccagagcagccagcgctcttagtccctgagccattcctccagttTCCAAGCTCAGCTTTCTTTGTGAACTGGGGAGTGAACCTTGGGTCAGCCGAGTGAGCTGTTTCCCTAGCTCCCAGTAACATCTTAAGTAGCTGCCACCGGTTAACCTTTGCCTAAGCAATACGACAGCTGAAATAGCTGTTGTTACTAATAAAAGAAGCCATTTGTTATTGCTCTGGGGATGCTAAGTATGTGCATCTTGCTTTTTGCCATTCTTGTCTTGAAATACGTAAACTTGGCCTTGTACAGCATTTTCTCATGCTGTAAATCTCagtctttaaacttttttttttgagacatggtcttaccGTGTTTCCCCGACcaactagcctggaactcactatgtagaccaggccagccttgaagtcacaagagatcctcctgcctctgcctcctgagtagaAATTAAAGAGTGTGTACCTCTATGCTGACATGTAAATCTCagctatatgtacatatatatgtgtgtgtgtgtgtatatgtatatttgtgtgcagGTGTGGGTACACACGTGCCATGATGCTAGTCAGAATATGAGGGGGTCAGAATATAATTTGGGGGGctagttttctctttttattgtgtGGGTTCAGGTTCCAGGGAGGGAACTCGGGTTGTTAAGCTTGGTAATAAGTacatttacctactgagccatctcttgggcctctgtctgcctgtctgcccatttgtccatccatctatccatttacCCACCCAACCAccctctatccatccatccattcatccatccatccatccatccatccgctCATCCACCCATATATCCATAGatagattaaaaattaatattaagaTGTGTGTggacgcatgcacgcacgcacgcacgtacgtatgtgtgcatgtgcgagtGCGCTTAAATGTTCACACAGATGCTGTGTGCCAAAATGCACATGTAGAGGTTAGGGGCAACTCAAGGGAGTCAGTTGTCTTACCTTGTAGCTCCCAGGGATcgaacttaggtcatcagacttggtagcaaagcctttatctgctgagccaatCTCACTGGCCGTAAAATAAAAACCTTCTGTGAGACAGGCTatcttgtagcccaggttggccttgagtaTCTTATGTGTCTGAGTCCCAGTCACCTCCTGATCCTGATGCCTCCAGCTCCTGGTTGTTAGGATTTTAAGCGTGAGATCCCAGGTCTGGCCCTCCAGCCAGGTGTTTGAAATGTGAGGTGCTGTGGATTCTGGTTGTGTAATACAGGTGTGTCAAGTTGTTTCTTGCTTTGGATCTCTGGGTTTTATCTcgtgagtattttattttatctccttttataaTCCTCTGGTTACTTGATATAtggttatttttaaatgcacattTGTTTTCCTTATTCATATTGATTGCACCATGTATGAATAGGGTCGGTGAATAGGGTCCATTTAGAATTTGGCATAATATTACTATTCTGTTTACTCTGATTTATGCTTATTTTGGTAAATTTCACAGCTTTGTCTGGTTAGcatgttctgtttttttaataaatctgGGATTTGACGTAAATGCttcctttaaaatgtttacttACTAAATCAAGCACTTGTTTCTCTTAGGCTTTCACAGAGCTTCAAGCCAAAGTTATTGATACTCAGCAGAAGGTAAAGCTTGCAGACATACAGATTGAGCAGCTAAACAGAACGAAAAAGCACGCACACCTTACGGACACAGAGATTATGACGCTGGTCGACGAAACTAACATGTATGAAGGTGTAGGAAGAATGTAAGTGACACATATCCTTCAGGGCGTTTTCTTGTGAGAGCTTTGGGTGAAGGAAATGGTGGGATTGGTCTTTTTACAGGTTGAggttaggggctagagagatggctcagtgggttaagagcactgtctgctcttccaaaggacccgggttcagttgccagcacccacatggcagctcacaactctctatgcccccaactccaagggatctgacaccttcacactagtgcacataaaatgaaattaaataaattagtaaaaaatacctaaaaaaaaagttggggttaaaatatagaaataactTACAAGacctttcttaaaaagaaaaaggaaaaccccAGCAGTGTGTATGCTGGTATACTTGTCCCCttcttaaaaacaagaacaaaaagcaaattttttttttttttttgagacatggtttcctgaaacttactctgtagaccaggctggcctcgaattcagagatctacctgcctctgcctcctaagtgctgggatcaaaggtgtgcatcaccaccacTTGGAAAAAAaaccagatttttattttttgtttttttgagacagggtttctctctgtatagccttggttgtcctgggctcgatctgtagaccaggctggcctcgaactcactgtgcctctgcttccctgagtgctgggattacaggtgtgtaccaccacacctggcaaaaccagatttttataatttatttgaaaTTGTTTTTAGTGAGTGAAAATAGAGACCCTTTATGGAGAAAGGAAGACCGCTCCAGAGAACGTGAGTGGCTAGTGAGCAGGAAAGGTTTAAAAGCCCTGGTTATTAATAATTAACCACTtacattacagttttttttttcctatgtagaAAACCTATTCTCCTTATGAGAGAGATTAAGTGTACTTcatgttttctgagaaagtgaagAATGGGAAGCCCTGTGTATGGGCCACATTCCATTACGGTTAGCTAAAGGGGCAGGACTGATGTTTTAAAGTGGGGAGTGGGGCTGTTATGTACTAGGTGGACCTTTAAGTTTGGAGAGCTTTTAGTTAGAAAGGAATGCGACCTCGGTGTCGAGATGACTTGTGTTGTGATTGACTGGAAGGAAGCCTAACATGTGTAAAATTCTGCAATGACTTTAGAATGACATCATGAAGAGGTGACCCTTCCCATGACTGATTCATTCTTTCTGCTAAGAAAGAAGTGACGGTGAATGTTGGATTTGCCTCCTCAAATGAACCGTGTACGTTTTCTCTTTAGTCCGTGGTGTTCATTTTGACTTATTTTGTGagtttttgtgtttattttttggaCAGTCTCCCTCTGTTGCTCactctggcctcagcctcaccGTGTAGCAGGGGGTGACTGAGCTGGGCCTGCCCCCACGTTACCAAGCGccggggttacaggtgtgcaatATCGGCTCCGGTGTTTGACGTTGTTAGTGGTGCAAAAcaggagagcagagcagaagcCTTGATTGTGCGTCGTGTATTGTGAAATGCATTCTTGGCATTCAGTGCTGGGTAATTTTATCCCTCAATTTGAATATCTTTAGGTCTTAGAACAGTAATGCTAGCCTATTAATATCCTTGAACTTCACATTATTACTTTGTTTATAATAGCTAAAGAATGTTTTTTTATTAGACAGTCTCtctatggactttttttttttttgagacaaggacccatgtagcccaggctagcttcctgCTAGCTTTCCAGAGACCTTGGGCATCTGActttccatctcccaagtgctagggttccCCAGGTAGGCTCTATTGAAATTAaagttttcaattttaaaaacgTTTTAAATTGTAATTGTTTTATGTGTAACTCTAAGGATCAGTCCTGGGACCGTGTGCATGCCGACAAGTCCTCGGCCTCCGAGCTGCACCCCCAGCCCTGAAGTTTTATATTTAATTAGGAAACTGTCATTTGGTAAACATTCTGCATAAGTAAGTCTTGtgagttccttttcttttttttcatactgtCCAAAGTTCTACAGATAGAGAAGTAGTATTCCATGCAAAGAATTACAGAGTTTAAAGGCTAACATGTAAGTGCTTAATGGTAGAATGGTGGTATTTCATTTAGATTATGTTTCTTAAGGGAAATGTGTATTTTTAGAGTTTTGGATGAGCCTTGGCTTTAAAATGAACTTCATCTCATTCCGCACTTGGTGCGGTGTGAGTTTGCCCTGCGTCGTAGGGCATGTGAGGTGAACAGTGTCTGTTATTTGGCCAGAGTATTGGtgcctcagggctggagagacttgCAAGTGCCAGTCTGGTCATGAGGATGTTCCCTTTCTTGATGCTAACCCTGGAATACCTACTTCTGAATTTATGGTCTTGAGTAATCTTGAGTCTCACTGTTGTTCATTTCTTTAATTCTAGCCCTGACCTTCTTTTTTAAGTACTACTGGGGAATTCTGATTACGTGAGTTTACCCCAATTTGTATTTTGAAACaagattttaaaatctaaaacccTGCTTTTATTTTAGAGCCTGCAGTAgatttttctacttttcttttgaCTCAcagttactgttgttgttgtttcgaaTGCTGAATATTGAGCTGGGACCTCAtccatgctagacaagtgctatATCACTGAGCTACGTTTTGAGATTGAGCTGGTTTCATGTAGCCCCGCCTAGCCTGCATTTATTATAGTAGCCAAGATAGTCTTGAGCTCCTGTCAAGACCTCACCTCCCTCACCTCCCAGGAGTGAGATTATAGGTAGAGCTGATCCTGCAGTATCACCTCACCTACCCTTTCTGCTCTCCTGTCTGCTCACACCCATCCTTCACAGTGCCAGAATCGATCACTCCTCACAGAACCTTCATCTGTCACTGCAGGAGGAAATCTAAACTTGTTAGCCTCACATGCATGCTCATATTCTCTGCCTTTAATTGGTCCATCTAGCCTCAGGTCCTACTCCTTCCTATTTTTATACTCAGAATAGCACAGACATTTCATCTTATGGTCCTGCTTTTTGGTTCTTCTGTTCAGAAGGACTTTGAGACATCGTGTGGTTTTTAATATGCTCTGACTGCTTGGTGATGTTTCCCCCCCGGGCTGAGGGAAGAAGAGACCAATGTACCAGACATTTTTAACCCTTGCCGgatgttttttgtgttttcatatatgtCATGTTTGGATCTTTGTTGATAttcgatacagggtttctctgtgtagccgttgctgccctggaacttgctctgtgaaccaggctggcctcgaactcacagtgatctgtctgcctctgcttcccaactgctgggatcaaaggtgtgtgccacccccaCGCAGCTCGGAGCTTTGTTTATTCTGTTGTTGGccttcagtattcctctattccTCTTTCCCTTGTGAAAGTCTCATTCTTCCAGATACTGGCTCACGCCAGGCTGTGGTGCTACacttttttaatcccagcacttaggaggcagaggcagtcagatctctgtgacttcaaggccagcctggtttacagagcaagttccaggacagccaaggatacacagagtaaccctgtctctaAACTATTCCCCATCCTCCAAAAAAAAGGTACAGCTCAGATCTTGGGATGTTTTTGAAACTTGTCCAGATTTACCCATTTTTTCTTCAGCAATACCAAGGCTTTTTGTTTTGGCTGTCAGTAAGTAGATCACATTGAGAGTGTGGTATGATCTTCCCAACCAGATCAACTCCCTTGAGACCATATACATATATTGACTTTGGTTCCTCCACTCTCAGAATAATGTTTGGTACAAAATACATGTTAAGTAAATATATTGATATGAACTGAATCTGATTGTTTTTCAGCCTAAAACAACTGTTCTTTTTGGGTTCTTTTTTATTTGACATAGGGTCTcaacccaggttggccttaacTCTAGGagagggtggtcttgaactcctgatcttcttgcctctatcttctcagtgctgggattacaggcctgtaccaatATACCCAGCTTCTAGAGAAAAGTTATGTTTAGAAAGTATCAGTGGTTCAAGAATTAGAGTTTGTAATCCTATCttaatatataatgaaatataaaaGTCATATGTAAAGCCATGTGTGGTTGTGAATGCTGGAAATCCCAGAGCTTGGGATCTTGGGCATGAGGATTGTCGCGTTTTAGGCCAATCTgactacagagggagttccaagcTAGTCTGGTTATATAGTGATACCTACTCAAAACTAGCAAATAAACAAAGTAACATTTTGACTAAAGTCATAGGAATTGTTTCTTAGCAGAAGTGCTTGATCTGATGATAGATTCTCTCTTTTGAGAAAGTTGACTAATTTTCAAATTAGTTTCAAGACTGACACAAAAGAAATCCCCAGACCTCCAGAATGATGCTGCAGGCCCAGTTCTTGGGG harbors:
- the Pfdn1 gene encoding prefoldin subunit 1; the encoded protein is MATSVDLELKKAFTELQAKVIDTQQKVKLADIQIEQLNRTKKHAHLTDTEIMTLVDETNMYEGVGRMFILQSKEVIHNQLLEKQKIAEEKIKELEQKKSYLERSVKEAEDNIREMLMARRAQ